In the genome of Triticum urartu cultivar G1812 chromosome 5, Tu2.1, whole genome shotgun sequence, one region contains:
- the LOC125506877 gene encoding probable phosphoinositide phosphatase SAC9 has protein sequence MVRGKSDRGDTSVVVVVLETNEVYIVVSLSTAGDTQVICVDPTTGALRHQGKQGEDLFDSEAAALKHITNGSRFLSKSTTYAKAVLGYAVLGSCALLLIATQLSVTVPRLPGGGCVYTVVESQWVKIQLQNPQPQGSGELKNIKDLADLDIDGKYYFCETRDITRPFPSRMAIQEPDEEFVWNAWLSRPFKDIGLPGHCVILLQGFAECRNFGATGQQGGLVALIARRSRLHPGTRYLARGLNACSGTGNEVECEQIVWAPQKGGQVIPFNSYIWRRGTIPIWWGAEIKNAVSVEAEIYVADDPYNGTLQYYQRLGRRYGSKSSEVNATSKKKPGMVPIVCVNLLRYAEGKPETILVEHFKESLKYLKSTGKLGNTWIQLINYDWHATVKLKGQQQTVEGLWRHLKAPTMAIGFSEGKYYSVKQQLNECKGSIICNDDGGFCMDNIQNGVVRFNCADSLDRTNAASYFGALQVFVEQCSQLGISLDIDAMFGLTASRNSEYNGRSARSLPPGWEERFDSVTGKSFYIDHNTRTTSWEHPCQEAPHKRWKRFDMTFEQFKSSTMLAPVNHLAEIFLLAGDIHATLYTGSKAMHSEILNIFKEETGKFSKFSAAQNVKITLQRRFHNYMNDSSRQKQFEMFLGLRLYKHLPSIPIFPLKVLSRPSGCMLKPVPCITPMADGGSSLLSFKKKDIVWVCQQGADYVELFIYLGEPCHVSQLLLTVSHGVEDSSYPATVDVRVGSSIDSLKLVVEGACIPQCSNGTNLLIPLTGRIHPEDLAVTGNSARPDVQESTYLPLLYDFEELEGEVNFLNRVVALSFHPSPMARTAITLGEIEVLGVSLPWVDMLTNSKGVAQALELLHEKAYTPCDLALKNIADSSSPGNDVHGSERSYTRSSPSVQPGGSGNFVDFLTGDIDVPNQSKITGNTSFGNEDQTNFFDDEFDVNPFATASEEPVPEVNNHVEDCGSTQFYLEFLESLSQNNKGKSLNFEQMMKLEIKRLYLDLSAAERDRALLSIGVIPATVDPNRSVDYSYLLKLSSLTDKLALLGHSVFEDRANASIGLEKVNSHAVDFWNISENGESCSGGACEVRAVSSLQASATSGNTSLFVECSQCERTACKACCAGKGAFLLLGNTYRDLKIYGGNQGGGYSALADSSVCKSCCNEMIKQALYVDYVRVLHSMRRKGRAEKAALKAVNQVCQLEPNRISDSVHSVQSGLRQLKQLLDDEESLAEFPHASFLHTVETADDSAPLFSLLAPLGSGVHKSYWKAPQGNTSVEFLIVLGGISDVSGVAIIVSSCGYSTSDCPIVEIWASNKIQRDDRTFIGKWDVQSMIVSSPQLYGPENSGSLDEAPRHFKLHFPNPIRCRIISIKMTLPQIGSSSSKFNEDFSDLLSLDESSFIDSKANNSHNSFIHAKRIVVFGSSLPKEMGPDTSMAIMRMRSYVDGSPSFGRFRIPVEAERLRDHDLVLEQYLLPNSPGIAGFRLDSFGVIRPRVTHSPLPSELDMKECSLIRMEDRHLNPAILHIQVTVVKESGKLVVEEYRLPEVKANTPLYFDFSDLQQDARCVIFRLLGDVTAFVDDIAEIDGLSLRNLPLASGLSLSNKIKLYYYADTYEMGKIGSLSAV, from the exons ATGGTGCGCGGCAAGTCCGACCGGGGGGACACGTCGGTGGTGGTCGTCGTCTTAGAGACAAATGAGGTGTACATTGTGGTGAGCCTGTCGACAGCAGGCGACACACAGGTGATCTGCGTCGACCCCACCACGGGTGCGCTGCGCCACCAGGGGAAGCAGGGGGAGGACCTCTTTGATTCCGAGGCGGCTGCTCTGAAACACATCACCAACGGGTCGAGATTCTTATCCAAGAGTACCACATATGCTAAAGCCGTGCTGGGCTATGCCGTGTTAGGGAGTTGTGCTCTGCTTCTCATTGCAACGCAGCTCAGTGTGACGGTCCCACGGCTACCTGGAGGCGGGTGTGTATATACCGTGGTGGAGAGTCAGTGGGTAAAGATTCAGCTGCAGAATCCTCAGCCCCAGGGAAGTGGAGAGCTGAAGAATATCAAGGATCTGGCTGATCTTGACATTGATGGCAAGTACTACTTTTGTGAAACGAGGGATATCACTAGGCCGTTTCCAAGTCGGATGGCTATTCAGGAACCAGATGAGGAATTCGTGTGGAATGCGTGGTTGTCAAGGCCTTTCAAGGACATTGGTTTGCCGGGGCACTGTGTCATTCTTTTGCAGGGCTTTGCAGAGTGTCGCAATTTTGGAGCTACAGGGCAGCAAGGTGGGCTAGTTGCTCTCATTGCACGCCGTAGTCGGTTACATCCTGGAACCCGCTATTTGGCTCGTGGGCTGAATGCATGTTCTGGCACCGGCAATGAGGTGGAGTGCGAGCAAATTGTTTGGGCCCCTCAAAAAGGTGGGCAAGTAATACCTTTTAACTCGTATATCTGGCGGCGTGGGACTATACCAATATGGTGGGGTGCAGAAATAAAGAATGCTGTGTCAGTTGAGGCTGAGATTTATGTTGCTGATGATCCTTACAATGGGACCTTGCAATACTACCAACGGCTGGGTCGAAGATACGGTAGTAAATCATCTGAAGTCAATGCTACGAGTAAGAAGAAACCTGGAATGGTTCCCATTGTGTGTGTTAACTTGCTAAGATATGCTGAAGGAAAACCTGAGACAATTCTAGTTGAACATTTCAAAGAATCTCTGAAGTACCTGAAGTCTACCGGCAAGCTTGGAAACACCTggattcagttgataaactatgACTGGCATGCCACTGTGAAGTTAAAAGGGCAACAACAGACAGTTGAGGGCCTCTGGAGGCACCTTAAAGCACCAACAATGGCCATTGGCTTCAGTGAAGGGAAATACTACAGTGTAAAACAGCAGCTTAACGAATGCAAGGGATCAATTATCTGCAATGATGATGGTGGGTTCTGTATGGATAATATTCAGAATGGTGTGGTACGTTTTAATTGTGCAGACTCTCTTGATCGCACCAATGCTGCTAGCTATTTTGGGGCGCTTCAAGTTTTTGTTGAACAGTGTAGTCAACTTGGTATTTCCCTTGATATAGATGCTATGTTTGGCTTAACGGCAAGCAGAAATTCTGAGTATAACGGTCGGAGTGCTCGTTCTTTGCCCCCTGGATGGGAGGAACGCTTTGACTCTGTAACAGGTAAATCAttttatattgatcataatacaCGTACTACCTCATGGGAGCATCCATGCCAGGAAGCTCCACATAAGCGCTGGAAGAGATTCGATATGACATTTGAGCAGTTCAAGAGCTCAACAATGCTTGCCCCAGTGAACCACCTTGCTGAAATTTTTCTTTTGGCTGGTGATATACATGCCACGTTGTACACTGGCTCAAAAGCTATGCACAGCGAGATTCTAAACATATTCAAGGAGGAGACTGGAAAGTTCAGTAAATTCTCTGCTGCTCAGAATGTCAAGATTACACTGCAAAGAAGGTTCCACAATTATATGAATGATAGCTCTCGTCAAAAACAGTTTGAGATGTTTCTTGGATTGAGGCTATATAAGCATCTCCCATCCATCCCAATTTTCCCTCTCAAA GTACTATCAAGACCATCTGGATGCATGTTGAAACCAGTTCCTTGTATCACTCCAATGGCTGATGGTGGTTCCAGTCTTCTCAGCTTCAAAAAGAAGGATATTGTTTGG GTATGCCAGCAAGGTGCAGACTATGTTGAGCTTTTTATATACCTTGGAGAACCTTGTCATGTTTCTCAGCTTCTTCTTACTGTTTCCCATGGGGTTGAAGATTCTTCATATCCAGCTACTGTAGATGTCAGAGTTGGCTCCAGCATAGATTCCCTTAAGCTTGTTGTTGAG GGCGCTTGCATACCCCAGTGCTCGAATGGGACAAATTTGTTGATCCCTCTCACTGGAAGAATTCATCCAGAGGACTTGGCTGTTACAGGCAATAGTGCTCGACCGGACGTTCAAGAGAGCACTTATCTTCCGTTGTTATACGACTTCGAAGAGCTGGAAGGAGAAGTGAACTTTCTAAATCGGGTTGTCGCATTATCTTTTCATCCTTCCCCCATGGCGAGAACAGCCATCACACTTGGTGAG ATTGAAGTACTTGGTGTTTCTCTTCCATGGGTGGATATGTTAACCAATAGCAAAGGTGTTGCTCAAGCTTTGGAGCTCCTCCATGAAAAAGCATATACTCCCTGCGATCTAGCTTTGAAGAATATTGCAGATTCTTCCTCTCCTGGTAATGATGTTCACGGTAGTGAGAGGAGTTATACTAGAAGTTCACCATCAGTTCAACCTGGTGGTTCAGGAAATTTTGTGGATTTTCTCACGGGTGATATTGACGTACCAAACCAATCAAAAATCACTGGAAATACATCTTTTGGTAATGAGGATCAGACAAACTTCTTTGATGATGAATTTGACGTCAACCCTTTTGCCACTGCATCAGAAGAGCCTGTTCCTGAAGTCAATAACCATGTTGAAGATTGTGGCAGTACACAGTTTTATCTTGAGTTTTTGGAgtcactttctcaaaataataaG GGAAAGAGCCTTAACTTTGAACAAATGATGAAGCTTGAAATAAAACGTCTTTATCTTGATCTTTCTGCTGCCGAAAGGGACCGGGCATTGTTATCGATTGGTGTAATTCCTGCCACGGTAGATCCAAATCGTTCAGTTGATTACTCTTACCTGTTGAAGTTATCCAGCCTTACTGATAAGCTAGCATTGCTGGGGCATTCTGTCTTCGAGGATCGTGCTAATGCTTCAATAGGGCTTGAAAAGGTCAATAGCCATGCTGTAGACTTTTGGAATATCAGTGAAAATGGTGAATCATGCTCTGGTGGGGCATGTGAAGTCCGTGCTGTATCTTCGTTACAAGCTTCAGCTACTAGTGGAAATACATCACTATTCGTGGAGTGTTCCCAGTGCGAAAGGACAGCTTGCAAGGCTTGCTGTGCTGGGAAAGGGGCCTTCCTTTTGCTTGGCAACACTTACAGAGATCTGAAGATATATGGTGGGAATCAAGGCGGTGGCTATTCAGCCCTCGCAGATAGTTCTGTGTGCAAATCATGCTGCAATGAGATGATCAAACAAGCACTGTATGTCGATTATGTCAGGGTTCTTCATAGTATGAGAAGAAAAGGTCGTGCGGAGAAAGCAGCACTGAAAGCAGTGAATCAGGTCTGCCAACTTGAGCCCAATAGAATATCGGATTCAGTACATAGTGTTCAATCTGGTCTGAGACAATTGAAGCAGCTCCTTGATGATGAAGAGTCTCTTGCAGAATTTCCacatgcaagctttttacatacG GTAGAAACTGCTGATGACTCTGCTCCACTGTTTTCATTGCTGGCACCACTTGGTAGTGGAGTGCACAAGTCCTACTGGAAAGCTCCACAAGGCAACACATCTGTGGAGTTCCTGATTGTTCTTGGCGGTATAtcagatgtttcaggagttgcaATAATTGTCAGTTCCTGTGGTTACTCAACATCTGATTGCCCAATT GTGGAGATATGGGCTAGTAATAAAATACAGCGAGACGACCGCACATTCATAGGAAAGTGGGACGTGCAAAGTATGATAGTGTCATCTCCACAGCTTTATGGACCAGAAAATTCGGGTAGCTTGGATGAGGCACCAAGACACTTTAAACTACACTTCCCAAATCCTATCCGCTGTCGCATAATTTCAATAAAAATGACACTTCCCCAAATTGGTTCTAGCTCAAGCAAGTTTAATGAAGACTTTAGTGATCTTTTATCATTGGATGAAAGCTCATTTATTGATTCCAAGGCAAACAATTCACATAACTCATTTATCCATGCAAAAAGGATTGTTGTTTTCGGTAGCTCTTTGCCCAAGGAGATGGGTCCTGACACATCTATGGCAATAATGAGGATGAGAAGTTACGTAGATGGATCACCATCGTTTGGCAGATTTAGG ATTCCGGTTGAGGCTGAGAGGTTGAGAGACCACGATCTTGTTCTTGAGCAATATCTCTTGCCTAATTCGCCTGGAATAGCTGGATTTCGCCTTGATTCCTTTGGTGTTATAAGACCTCGAGTAACCCATTCACCTCTGCCATCAGAGTTAGATATGAAGGAGTGTTCATTGATACGTATGGAAGATAGACACCTAAATCCTGCAATTCTTCATATACAAGTCACAGTTGTTAAG GAGTCTGGCAAGCTGGTTGTAGAGGAATACCGTCTGCCGGAAGTTAAAGCAAATACACCACTGTATTTTGATTTTTCGGATTTGCAGCAAGATGCCCGTTGTGTTATCTTTAGATTACTTGGAGATGTCACTGCCTTTGTTGATGATATTGCTGAGATTGATGGGTTAAGCTTGCGGAATCTTCCTCTGGCTTCTGGATTGTCTTTGTCAAATAAGATCAAGCTGTACTACTACGCTGATACCTATGAGATGGGAAAGATCGGCAGTCTCTCGGCAGTATGA